The Vespula pensylvanica isolate Volc-1 chromosome 5, ASM1446617v1, whole genome shotgun sequence genome includes a window with the following:
- the LOC122629348 gene encoding trichohyalin-like, whose protein sequence is MERRRRGGGGGGGGGGGGGSGGVTVVTAAVALATAWLMVQGVVGAATSDPLRASHLTLDQYSPPSPPYNNHGLLGFYGRRSNNDGSSTEETEDQQQHHQYQQQQQQQQQQQQQQQQVNRKFEDDSLIYRSIDDRHNRRGSFVSFSANDLPIRRAYEQDNVGTISRDPSGRIVPQNDKETSKHLFGRNEYDGKKPGDDYVAPPSEMDEPFVADETFQDEGPGSVEIYKLDLFEDRKSLPSRTSNVKGVIMTGLTGLTLPTPTPIATSSTTKIGNNKRKMPKKISGLGWKLGKSSNGLFKSTTVTIGASGNDDDADDSSTTNNKDGKDLHGRSNFLDSELRSEIPSNVEAFGVGGVPELQVGCEGLEAPSSSSSTSFSYFSPSSRKLKRSVERIEKTGESIGKAEQPTAPFNVVPIPLDLDYDISAESYEEMDELFKLKKLETEPKRNKENRGDIDAMVNDFLIQDRNVKERLPVRGDLGNSSLSSVVESIKTVNDLEDRRERSSTSSSSSNSSSSNSSSGGGSSSNSSLSLSNTDTREYVSGFNGRSRKLLWVDSERDDSGLWGYGEDEGVVSSDELDTEQRRRQQQQQQQQQQQQQQRQRERQRQQQQQQRDRNMVNVQIDKIREEYDRLLRQQRIEEEERLRRVKELETRRSTTSDSVREEEDRRKKFYEDRTRTEELRRREEEARRRKEEEEHRRRNLITENSGDLKEIRNLENRVKALMAKEEEEQRRRIWLEEERRRREKEMEERRRMTIGGVPANLMAQRYNDFNRNESRKKAEEEEEKEKERRRKLEREYVERNRILERQRMENERRRQMLEERRREEEERRRGPTTEDRRRIEEERRRMEEERKRMEEERRRGSLEDENRRMEEERRRQAYEEERRRMEEERRRQAFEEERRRMENEWRMKENAEEENRRRMEMERSRSTEERNNLTRDRNDEEYRRRRIIMEERQRRLDEERKLQEYVRRNQPVDIRTDGARDERLNVSRRWKEKKQEEEEEKKRRQMEERAMEAVRQMNRSNRYPSSGYERREHGPSAPTYIDPRSSLDEARRRQETEALERRRKEEEEKRRRILEEERRREIEYRREQSRRYEEERKRMEASRLEEDRRRQEETIENQRRSGTTSSVTSRVRPTVTDSVTPVLENLYDRRTTEIRRRERLREQRERQRIREEQEKRRQEIIARQNVRRQHENSAKAQWEREDNRRIMNEQHRRHEEARLNALPVSARIIVQPKGSSAHSRPTFTSRAGFENGINFPNVSSRNNGGQTPIFPTTPTTSPYVRSPNPCVWAVVHCCPTNTNRLVTCFESLGCPGVNWDPNPCREAVADAAREEVMRFYNSEEEDNRN, encoded by the exons atggagaggagaagaagagggggagggggagggggaggaggaggaggaggtggaggaagtGGGGGGGTGACAGTAGTAACAGCAGCGGTGGCTCTGGCCACGGCCTGGCTGATGGTGCAGGGTGTGGTGGGTGCAGCCACGAGCGATCCTCTCCGTGCCTCCCACCTCACCCTCGATCAATACTCCCCCCCTTCACCCCCGTACAACAACCATGGACTGCTCGGGTTTTACGGAAGAAGAAGCAACAACGACGGAAGCTCCACGGAGGAAACCGAGGACCAACAGCAGCACCATCAGtatcaacagcaacagcaacagcaacagcagcagcagcagcagcagcagcaggttAACCGGAAGTTCGAGGATGATTCTCtaatctatcgatcgatcgacgatcgtcATAACCGACGTggctcgttcgtttcgttctcgGCCAATG ATTTGCCGATAAGAAGGGCTTACGAGCAGGATAACGTAGGAACGATCTCGAGAGACCCGTCTGGTAGGATCGTTCCGCAGAACGACAAGGAGACATCGAAACATTTATTCGGTAGGAATGAATACGATGGGAAAAAGCCCGGCGATGATTACGTTGCTCCACCGAGCGAAATGGACGAGCCCTTCGTGGCCGACGAAACGTTTCAGGACGAGGGTCCTGGTTCGGTAGAGATATACAAATTGGATTTGTTCGAGGATAGGAAATCCTTACCGAGTCGAACGTCTAACGTAAAGGGCGTAATAATGACGGGGTTGACGGGATTAACGTTACCGACACCGACACCGATTGCGACATCGTCTACGACGAAAATAGGTAATAACAAGAGGAAAATGCCAAAGAAAATTTCAGGGCTAGGTTGGAAGCTTGGAAAATCGTCCAACGGATTGTTCAAGTCAACGACGGTAACCATAGGTGCTAGCGGTAATGACGACGATGCGGACGACAGCAGCACCACCAATAATAAGGACGGCAAGGACCTTCACGGTAGATCGAATTTCTTGGATTCGGAATTAAGGTCGGAAATACCGAGTAACGTTGAAGCTTTTGGAGTCGGGGGTGTTCCCGAGTTACAAGTTGGTTGCGAGGGTCTCGAAGCTccttcctcgtcctcctctacttccttttcttatttctcacCCTCTTCTCGCAAACTAAAGAGATCCGTCGAGAGAATCGAGAAAACGGGGGAATCGATTGGTAAGGCCGAACAACCTACGGCCCCGTTCAACGTCGTACCGATACCTCTAGATCTCGACTACGATATATCGGCCGAAAGTTACGAGGAAATGGACGAGCTCTTCAAGTTGAAGAAGTTAGAGACCGAGcctaagagaaataaagagaatcgTGGCGACATAGACGCTATGGTCAACGATTTTTTGATTCAGGATAGAAACGTTAAGGAGAGATTACCCGTAAGAGGTGATCTTGGTAATTCGAGCTTATCGAGCGTCGTCGAATCGATTAAAACCGTGAACGATTTGGAAGATAGAAGGGAAAggagtagtactagtagtagtagtagtaacagtagtagtagtaacagtagtagtggtggtggtagtagtagtaacagtagttTGTCGTTATCCAACACGGATACGAGAGAATACGTTTCGGGTTTCAATGGTCGTTCTCGAAAGTTGTTATGGGTCGACAGTGAAAGAGACGACTCCGGTTTATGGGGTTACGGCGAGGACGAAGGTGTAGTGTCCAGCGACGAATTGGATACCGAAcaaagacgacgacaacagcagcagcagcagcaacaacagcaacagcaacagcaacgacAACGAGAAAGACAAcgacaacagcaacaacaacaacgggATAGGAACATGGTCAATGTTCAAATCGATAAGATTCGAGAGGAATACGATAGGTTGTTGAGACAGCAAAGaatagaggaggaggaaagattGCGAAGGGTCAAGGAACTCGAGACGAGGAGATCAACGACGTCGGACTCTGTCCGAGAggaggaagatagaagaaagaaattttacgagGATAGAACGAGAACGGAGGAGTTGCGTAGACGCGAGGAGGAAgcgagaaggaggaaggaggaggaggaacatagaagaagaaatctgATAACGGAGAACAGCGGCGATTTGAAGGAGATAAGGAATCTGGAGAACAGAGTAAAGGCCTTAATGGccaaggaagaggaggagcaACGAAGAAGGATATGGttggaagaggagagaagaagacgagagaaggaaatggaggaaaggaggaggatgacGATAGGAGGTGTACCAGCGAATTTGATGGCTCAACGATACAACGATtttaatagaaacgaaagtaGGAAGAAAgcagaggaagaggaggagaaggagaaggagaggaggaggaaattGGAGAGAGAATACGTAGAAAGGAATCGTATTTTGGAGAGGCAGAGAAtggagaacgaaagaaggagaCAGATGTtggaggaaaggagaagggaggaggaggaaagaagaagagggccTACAACGGAGGATAGAAGGAGAAtcgaagaggagaggaggagaatggaggaggaaagaaagaggatggaGGAGGAAAGGAGGAGAGGGTCGTTGGAGGACGAAAACAGAAGGatggaggaggaaagaagaaggcaAGCgtacgaggaagagagaaggagaatggaggaggaaaggagaaggcAAGCGttcgaggaagagagaaggagaatggaGAACGAATGGAGAATGAAGGAGAACGCGGAGGAAGAGAATAGAAGGAGAATGGAGATGGAGAGATCGAGAAGTACGGAGGAACGGAATAACCTGACGCGTGACAGAAACGACGAGgaatatcgaagaagaagaataataatggaGGAACGTCAAAGGAGACTCGACGAGGAGAGAAAGTTGCAGGAGTACGTGAGAAGAAATCAACCGGTCGATATCAGGACCGACGGAGCTAGAGACGAACGTTTGAACGTTTCACGAagatggaaggagaaaaagcaagaggaggaagaggagaagaagaggaggcaGATGGAGGAAAGGGCGATGGAGGCTGTCAGGCAAATGAATCGATCCAATAGATACCCAAGTTCGGGATACGAGAGGAGAGAGCACGGTCCATCTGCCCCGACTTACATCGATCCTAGAAGCTCGCTGGACGAGGCTAGAAGGAGACAAGAGACGGAGGCCTtggaacgacgacgaaaagaggaagaggagaaaagacgGCGGATATTGGAGgaggaacgaagaagagagatcgaGTATAGGAGGGAACAGTCGAGAAGATacgaggaggaaagaaagaggatggaAGCCAGCAGACTCGAGGAAGATAGAAGGAGACAAGAGGAGACCATCGAGAATCAAAGAAGAAGCGGTACGACGTCGTCTGTGACATCAAGAGTCAGGCCGACCGTTACCGATTCTGTTACTCCTGTTTTGGAGAATTTGTACGATCGAAGAACCACAGAGATACGTCGGAGGGAACGACTCAGAGAGCAAAGAGAACGACAGAGGATCAGGGAGgaacaagagaaaaggagacagGAGATCATAGCACGACAAAACGTACGACGTCAGCACGAGAACAG CGCCAAAGCCCAATGGGAAAGAGAAGACAATAGAAGAATTATGAATGAACAACATAGGCGGCACGAAGAAGCCAGATTAAACGCGTTACCGGTTAGCGCTAGGATAATAGTTCAACCCAAAGGATCCTCGGCCCATTCAAGGCCGACATTCACGTCGAGGGCAGGCTTTGAAAACGGGATCAATTTCCCG aACGTGAGTTCACGCAACAATGGAGGACAAACACCGATATTTCCAACGACCCCTACGACGAGTCCATACGTTCGGAGTCCTAACCCTTGCGTCTGGGCCGTCGTTCATTGCTGTCCAACTAACACGAATCGTCTCGTCACGTGTTTCGAATCGCTCGGTTGTCCCGGAGTGAATTGGGATCCAAATCCCTGCAGAGAAGCCGTCGCGGATGCTGCGAGAGAAGAGGTCATGAGATTTTACAATTCGGAAGAAGAGGACAACCGTAATTGA